In one Polynucleobacter sp. JS-JIR-5-A7 genomic region, the following are encoded:
- a CDS encoding PhaM family polyhydroxyalkanoate granule multifunctional regulatory protein: MEKPLFIYPGASMFGTIPEFNQSLEMFKTMWGQGAAGQAGQFPFTTDTSKAAGGIGSAFPGMDIDELEKRIKDLKSVENWLNLNLNILKSTIQGLEVQHATMMALKSFGDAVSAAGAAATTPREEPETKKTSAKPKAKPRKTSTRRPRKAGDPTFLDEVGNSDAQ, encoded by the coding sequence TTGGAAAAGCCACTTTTTATTTATCCCGGAGCCTCTATGTTTGGAACCATTCCAGAATTTAATCAAAGCCTAGAAATGTTTAAAACCATGTGGGGCCAAGGTGCAGCAGGTCAAGCTGGGCAATTTCCCTTTACTACTGATACCTCAAAGGCTGCCGGGGGGATTGGATCCGCTTTTCCAGGCATGGATATTGATGAGCTCGAGAAGCGCATTAAAGACCTGAAAAGCGTCGAGAATTGGCTCAACCTTAACTTGAATATTCTGAAGTCAACCATTCAAGGTCTCGAGGTACAACACGCCACGATGATGGCCTTGAAGTCTTTTGGGGATGCCGTATCAGCAGCCGGGGCTGCAGCCACGACGCCTCGTGAAGAGCCTGAGACTAAAAAAACCAGTGCTAAACCGAAAGCGAAACCGCGGAAAACCTCAACACGCCGTCCTCGCAAAGCTGGCGATCCAACTTTCCTCGACGAAGTAGGTAATTCAGATGCGCAATAG
- a CDS encoding MBL fold metallo-hydrolase encodes MSTQKQTAAESALHYPLGDQLPQAGESIEVAPGVRWLRMRLPFALDHINLWLLRDEIDGIVGWTIIDCGIANDETKASWEQIFASQLEGLPVLRVLVTHMHPDHVGLSQWLCEKWKVPLWISMTDYLTAQWLSCKEGGAAIGARAGGGGSADHFQRHGLTALEDLEKIRARSNYYSNMVPGVPRQYRRILDGELILIGGHSWQVIMGYGHAPEHASLFCRALGLLISGDMLLPRISTNVSVYDADPDADPLGLYLQSLEKYLPLPDETLVLPSHGKPFTGMKPRIAQLNAHHDERLAEALGACQKPATACEIVPVLFKRELDIHQLTFAMGEAIAHLNYLLRRGKLDRQLCEDGVLRFSAVSLSV; translated from the coding sequence ATGAGCACTCAAAAACAAACTGCTGCAGAAAGTGCACTCCATTATCCCTTAGGTGATCAGCTTCCACAGGCAGGGGAGTCTATTGAGGTAGCGCCTGGAGTGCGCTGGCTCAGAATGCGCCTGCCATTCGCATTGGACCATATTAATCTGTGGTTATTACGAGATGAAATTGATGGCATTGTCGGTTGGACCATCATAGATTGTGGCATTGCAAATGATGAAACTAAAGCCTCGTGGGAGCAGATTTTTGCGAGTCAATTAGAAGGTCTGCCGGTGCTAAGGGTCCTCGTGACTCACATGCATCCCGACCATGTTGGCTTGTCACAATGGCTGTGCGAAAAGTGGAAGGTGCCCCTATGGATTTCCATGACGGACTATTTAACGGCGCAGTGGTTAAGTTGCAAAGAAGGTGGCGCTGCTATTGGTGCACGCGCTGGTGGGGGCGGCTCAGCAGATCATTTTCAGAGGCATGGTTTAACTGCTCTAGAAGATCTAGAAAAAATTCGGGCGCGCTCAAATTACTACAGCAATATGGTTCCTGGCGTGCCTCGTCAATATCGCCGTATCCTCGATGGCGAATTGATTTTGATCGGTGGTCATTCTTGGCAGGTCATCATGGGTTACGGGCACGCACCGGAGCACGCATCGCTTTTTTGTAGAGCACTTGGCTTATTAATTTCTGGCGATATGTTGTTACCTCGCATCTCTACTAATGTCAGTGTTTATGATGCTGACCCGGATGCTGATCCACTAGGGCTTTACTTGCAATCCCTAGAAAAATATTTGCCCTTGCCTGATGAAACTTTGGTGCTTCCCTCGCATGGCAAACCGTTTACTGGCATGAAGCCTCGGATTGCACAACTCAATGCTCATCATGATGAGCGTCTAGCAGAGGCGCTTGGTGCCTGTCAAAAACCAGCAACTGCTTGTGAGATAGTGCCAGTTTTATTTAAGCGTGAATTAGATATTCATCAACTCACATTTGCAATGGGCGAGGCTATTGCGCATCTGAATTACCTACTTCGTCGAGGAAAGTTGGATCGCCAGCTTTGCGAGGACGGCGTGTTGAGGTTTTCCGCGGTTTCGCTTTCGGTTTAG
- a CDS encoding DUF1289 domain-containing protein, with amino-acid sequence MTTVPSPCINWCDMNPENGYCRGCYRTLTEIADWSELSNAEKLKVWSQLETRKPQATQ; translated from the coding sequence TTGACTACAGTACCATCACCTTGTATCAACTGGTGCGACATGAATCCTGAAAATGGGTATTGTCGAGGTTGCTATCGCACGCTTACTGAAATCGCAGATTGGTCAGAACTTTCAAATGCAGAGAAACTCAAGGTTTGGTCACAACTAGAAACTCGCAAACCTCAAGCTACTCAATAG
- a CDS encoding MDR family oxidoreductase — MFKAILINKDDQGYRAELGQADEANLPEGDVRVRVLYSTLNYKDGLAITGKSPVVRSFPMVPGIDFAGEVIESSSPDFKTGDMVLLNGWGVGEGHWGGLAQQARVKADWLIPLPKGFTAKQALAIGTAGYTAMLCVMALQKHGLKPSDGEVLVTGAAGGVGSFAVHLLSKLGFTVVASTGRIAEADYLKKLGAAEVIDRATLSAPGKPLAKERWAAVLDSVGSHTLANACAQTKSNGAVAACGLAQGMDFPSSVAPFILRGVTLYGVNSVTVPREKRIAAYEQLSKLVDLKTLDEISHEINLGESLQYAQELMAGNVRGRLIVDVNK, encoded by the coding sequence ATGTTTAAAGCAATATTGATTAATAAGGATGATCAGGGTTATCGAGCCGAATTGGGCCAGGCAGATGAGGCTAATCTCCCTGAGGGCGATGTGCGGGTAAGGGTCTTATATTCCACCCTCAATTACAAGGATGGTTTAGCGATTACCGGCAAAAGCCCAGTAGTGCGTAGTTTTCCAATGGTTCCGGGGATCGATTTTGCTGGCGAAGTGATAGAAAGCTCTAGCCCTGATTTTAAGACTGGTGACATGGTGCTTTTGAATGGCTGGGGGGTTGGTGAGGGGCATTGGGGTGGATTGGCTCAGCAGGCTAGGGTAAAGGCTGATTGGCTGATTCCTTTACCTAAAGGCTTTACCGCCAAACAAGCTTTAGCAATTGGCACTGCTGGGTATACCGCAATGCTGTGTGTCATGGCTTTGCAAAAGCATGGTCTCAAACCAAGTGATGGCGAGGTATTGGTAACGGGTGCTGCAGGTGGTGTAGGTAGTTTTGCCGTCCACTTGTTGAGTAAGCTGGGTTTCACGGTCGTTGCTAGTACAGGTCGAATAGCCGAAGCGGATTATTTGAAAAAACTAGGTGCTGCTGAAGTGATTGATCGTGCAACTTTGTCTGCACCAGGAAAACCTTTAGCTAAAGAACGTTGGGCGGCGGTATTAGATAGCGTTGGCAGTCATACTTTGGCTAACGCCTGTGCACAGACAAAGAGTAATGGCGCAGTCGCTGCCTGTGGTCTTGCGCAAGGCATGGATTTTCCATCCAGTGTTGCGCCATTTATTTTGCGTGGCGTCACTTTGTATGGCGTGAATAGCGTTACCGTCCCCCGTGAAAAACGAATTGCGGCTTATGAGCAACTTAGTAAGTTAGTGGATTTGAAAACGCTTGATGAAATTTCTCATGAAATTAATTTAGGCGAGTCACTTCAGTATGCTCAAGAGTTGATGGCGGGCAATGTGCGTGGACGTTTGATTGTAGACGTCAATAAGTAA
- a CDS encoding flavin reductase family protein codes for MTPFTSQELRKGFASFATGVTVITCIDENQHSHGITISSFNTVSLEPPLILWSLKKHSRLMPWVEVGKKHLIHVLERSQENLAMHFATVKVDQFAGLDHKIAASGLTQIDHCVAYYECETVSVHVGGDHNIIVAKVIQLKNHPEKEPLIFARSKFVGLDFSEIKTS; via the coding sequence ATGACCCCGTTTACCTCACAAGAGCTTCGCAAAGGTTTTGCCTCTTTTGCGACTGGGGTTACCGTCATTACCTGTATTGATGAGAATCAACATTCTCACGGCATCACGATTAGCTCTTTCAATACAGTATCTCTAGAGCCGCCCTTAATCTTGTGGAGCCTCAAGAAACACTCGCGCCTCATGCCCTGGGTGGAAGTTGGCAAAAAGCACCTCATTCATGTCCTAGAGCGGTCACAAGAAAACTTGGCGATGCACTTTGCAACTGTAAAAGTAGATCAGTTTGCTGGGCTTGATCATAAAATTGCCGCTAGTGGTCTTACTCAGATCGATCATTGCGTCGCATATTACGAGTGCGAAACAGTCTCAGTCCACGTCGGCGGGGATCACAATATCATTGTTGCCAAAGTCATTCAATTAAAAAATCATCCTGAAAAAGAGCCGCTCATTTTCGCGCGCAG